Proteins encoded by one window of Perca fluviatilis chromosome 13, GENO_Pfluv_1.0, whole genome shotgun sequence:
- the azin1b gene encoding antizyme inhibitor 1b → MKGLADKPSYIIELLEGGVTLEDVIDGRICEQALVEKSAFVVGDLGALMRQHVCWQSVVPQLQPYYPVKCNSSPVVIEVLASLGLGFICANKTEVSLVLEHGVPPENIILSGVCKQLAHIKHAAKNNIQHLVCENEAELSKISRLHPSAKLLLQLTTKAHAAETSMSFGFSLKSCRHLLEAAKELGVQVVGVTFHIPSSCQDLQQAYTHALSDARCVFDMGVDLGFNMNILDIGGGFTGSEFQLKLVESAVRPLLDAYFPPLSGVQVLAQPGSFYVASAFSLAVNVIGKKVVARHWDSLAQGVNNEDTEFLYYMNEGVYGPFSCKLLGNSIAAPSVHKHVRCADEGVYPSSLWGPSLDQLDQVVERCLLPELSVGDWLCFSNMGVCGLEEFTCLSGPPQLPVYYTVSTCDWYEMQEAGVALDSAMKNFSMVQYSA, encoded by the exons ATGAAAGGACTCGCTGACAAACCCAGCTACATCATTGAACTCCTGGAGGGAGGAGTAACCCTTGAAGATGTTATTGACGGACGAATCTGCGAGCAGGCTCTG GTGGAGAAGAGTGCGTTTGTGGTGGGTGACCTCGGTGCCCTGATGCGGCAGCATGTATGCTGGCAGAGTGTAGTGCCACAGCTACAGCCTTACTATCCAGTCAAGTGCAACAGCAGCCCCGTTGTCATTGAGGTGCTGGCATCTTTGGGCCTGGGCTTCATCTGTGCTAACAAG ACTGAAGTGAGCCTGGTGCTGGAGCACGGCGTGCCTCCAGAAAACATCATTCTGTCAGGCGTTTGCAAGCAGCTGGCACACATCAAGCACGCTGCCAAGAACAACATCCAGCATCTTGTGTGCGAAAATGAGGCAGAGTTGTCCAAGATTTCCCGCCTACACCCCAGTGCAAA GTTGCTGCTGCAGTTGACCACCAAGGCCCACGCAGCTGAGACCAGCATGTCCTTCGGCTTCTCTCTGAAGAGCTGCCGGCACCTGCTGGAAGCAGCCAAGGAGCTTGGAGTCCAGGTGGTTGGGGTGACCTTCCATATCCCCAGCTCCTGCCAAGACCTGCAACAGGCCTACACCCATGCGCTGTCAGATGCCCGCTGTGTGTTTGATATGGGG GTGGATCTGGGCTTCAACATGAACATCCTGGACATTGGCGGTGGATTTACTGGCTCAGAGTTTCAGCTCAAACTG GTTGAGTCTGCAGTCAGGCCGCTGCTGGATGCTTACTTCCCCCCACTGTCCGGTGTGCAAGTGTTGGCCCAGCCAGGCAGCTTCTATGTGGCCTCGGCTTTCAGCCTGGCTGTCAACGTTATCGGCAAAAAGGTGGTTGCCCGCCACTGGGACAGCCTCGCTCAAG GTGTGAACAATGAAGACACCGAGTTCCTGTACTACATGAATGAGGGTGTTTATGGCCCATTCAGCTGCAAGCTGCTGGGAAACTCCATCGCTGCCCCGTCAGTGCACAAG CATGTGCGGTGTGCTGATGAGGGAGTGTATCCCAGCAGCCTGTGGGGCCCGTCACTGGACCAGCTGGACCAGGTGGTGGAGCGCTGCCTGCTGCCTGAGCTCAGTGTGGGAGACTGGCTTTGCTTCTCCAACATGGGAGTGTGTGGCCTGGAGGAGTTCACCTGCCTCTCCGGCCCCCCCCAGCTGCCCGTCTACTACACTGTCTCCACCTGTGACTG GTACGAAATGCAGGAGGCTGGTGTGGCACTGGACAGTGCCATGAAGAATTTCTCCATGGTCCAGTACAGTGCGTAA